A stretch of Lathyrus oleraceus cultivar Zhongwan6 chromosome 6, CAAS_Psat_ZW6_1.0, whole genome shotgun sequence DNA encodes these proteins:
- the LOC127095569 gene encoding uncharacterized protein LOC127095569: MKTVDGLSQCYEGLVKEFIVNIPEDIANKNNKEFSNVFVRGNCITFSPTINNMFLVRGIEGAGELESTDNVVCREITARQVKEWPIKKHLFVGKLTVKYAILHKIGSANWHASTNAVKLPIEFPSMICGIILSLHPRTLSTNDLPSRRKPALLVHYKLFEGGHVEDIVMTYAMKKPAPKVGLIAELKETCKELGDGIRVATPRKESLEALIASLERDEAENIEQAKEAGAQTSSERSATNDEISGNSVSDADEAASSSSSD, translated from the exons ATGAAGACTGTGGATGGATTATCTCAGTGCTATGAGGGATTggttaaggaattcattgtcaacatTCCTGAAGATATTGCTAACAAGAACAACAAGGAATTTTCCAATGTATTTGTGAGAGGTAATTGTATCACATTTTCTCCCACTATCAATAACATGTTTCTGGTAAGAGGTATAGAGGGTGCCGGTGAATTGGAATCTACAGACAATGTGGTCTGTAGAGAAATTACAGCAAGGCAGGTGAAAGAGTGGCCTATTAAAAAGCATCTTTTTGTTGGGAAGCTGACTGTTAAGTATGCcatattgcataaaataggatCTGCAAATTGG cATGCTTCTACTAATGCAGTAAAGTTGCCTATAGAATTTCCCTctatgatttgtgggattatcctgagtcTACACCCTAGGACTCTGAGCACTAATGACCTAccaagtagaagaaaacctgctTTGTTAGTACACTATAAACTGTTTGAAGGTGgtcatgtcgaagacattgtAATGACATATGCTATGAAAAAGCCAGCCCCAAAAGTTGGACTTATTGCTGAGTTAAAGGAAACGTGTAAAGAGCTGGGTGAtgggataagggtagcaacacCTAGGAAAGAATCGTTGGAAGCcctgattgcaagcttggagcgAGATGAAGCTGAGAATATTGAACAGGCTAAGGAAGCTGgagcccaaacctctagtgagaggtctgcaacTAATGATGAGATAAGTGGCAATTCTGTTTCTGATGCTGATGaagctgcaagctcaagctcctctGATTAG